The genomic stretch TTGATTTCGAAACATCAAACAATGAGCTGAtgaagtttatttttcttgtaaTTCAGTGATCTCTCCAGGAACTTTATTAGTGGAAACATTCCCAAAAGTCTTGCAAGGATTCCATTAGTTCGtttgtaagtatatatattgattgttgAAGCAATTACACATTTATTTCATACAGATTTGTTATTTGTCAGTATGTTTTGCGGTAAGATAAGACCGTCTTACAGTAGGATGTGACAATTTTGTAGGGTTTTTGGCGAGTTTTACCTTTGCCTTTACATTATTAGATCTGTCAAAATAATTTCGACTTGAATGACTAGCTAAGAGTCAACCAACCCGATCCGATAATCAGAATATGATttgaaacccgaattgacccaatCCACTTCAGACTCTATTGCCCGATCCCCCAAAGTGACCCGATAATAAGACATCTGAAAAATACCTGAACTTGAACTAACCCGGTCCAAACCCTAATACAAGCATACTCATAATTACCCAACCTGGACTGATCCGACCTCAATAACCCGTTTGGCGGGTTGGTTTCTGCTGACTAATGTTATTGTACATTGTAGGTCACTGAAGGGAAATCGGAACACCGGCCCAATTCCGGATGAAATTGGTCAGATTACCACATTACAGAAACTGTTAGTCTTATTACCTGACTTCTGTAGTATATTTGTACTCCTTCCTTCCCAATCATTTGCTTACCTTTGATTGAAATACGCCTCACAataaatataaaaggtaaacaaacgcCTGAGACGGAAAGAGTATTAATCTCTATACTTTATAGCTTGTTCAGTAGTAAGTTCACTGTGCTACTGCAGGTCTGTTGAAGATAACCAACTTACAGGACCTATACCAAAGTCTCTTGGGAATTTGAAAAACTTGGAAACATTGTGAGTTTTCATTGTTAATTGCACTAACTATTTCCCAGTTCTTCTGATGACGATCTTTTTTCGAACTGAGCGCATGGACTCGTACATGCAAGCCTTTAGGTTCATATTAGAACATACTGTAAAGAAATTCCCGAATATATACAGAAATATGGAGTACAATGTAAAATATGTTTCGGCATTTTTGTGAGGAAATATTTGTCGGTGTTGACTTCGTCTGATCACCAAAGTCGAATGGGACAGTATAAATGGGATGGTACTGTGGTAGGGTGACTTGTTGCATTGTCGAAACTGTAAATGCAAACTGATACGGAGTATGATTCTAAATCATCATTTTTCTTGATTCTCAATTTTAACCGATTTTAAGTTGCTTTCCATGTTAATTGATTTTCACCCGTCATATATTCAGAAAATACATTTGCTCATTCCTGCAGGGTACTGGCTGCAAACTTCTTTAACGGAACATTGCCTGTTACACTCGTCAATCTAAAGAATCTCAAAGAATTGTAAGTCTTATCTGAGTATTTCATCAGTCTTCATATCTGTTATCTAAGTATTAAAGTCTAAGGCTTCTTAACTCTTAAGTACTGAATAATACTTGCAGAAAACTCAATGGAAATGCATTTACCGGGAAAATACCTGATTTTCTTGGCAGTCTGGCCAACCTTACTACACTGTGAGTACACGGAACTATGATTAATAATTTACACTTTAACGAGCTTATCTTTAAAATCTTAAAGCGTTTTCTTGTTATGGAAATCGACATTTTCTATTAGGGATATTCAAGGTACATCAATGCAGGGACCGATTCCATCTAGCTTGTCTACTTTGACAAACCTGCAAACTTTGTGAGTACAAGATGACTTAGTTATTCAGTTTTGAGATCAACATTTCAGTAAAGTCGAGACATTCATGGTTCTAATGACTTTGTTATTGATTCCTAGGAGAATTTCAGATCTTAATGCTGCAGGTCTCACTTTCCCAAACCTGACTGTCATGACAAACTTAAAAGAACTGTAAGTTATCACTTTGATAGATTCACACATAAATATTACTCCGTAAACAAGTACTTCTTGTTTGATGTTTGATGTTTGATATCCTTCTTCTCTGATCAGGGTACTGAGGAACTGCTCAATCACTGGTCGAGTTCCCGACTACATTGGAAACCTAGTAAATATGAAGCTCTTGTGAGTAGCACTTCTTTTCTTATATGCATTACTGACACACTAGCTAAGCATGCGCGCAGTTGTAGGGCTCTTTGTTCATTTACTTGCTCGAAATTTCAAGATTTTGAGTTGTCTTCTCATGTCTACAAATTATGGCATGTTACAGAAGTCTAATTACAGAATGTTTCACCAAAATACCCGCGCTAATTTTATCAAATGGTTCCTTGACAGGGACCTGAGTTACAACCAGCTGAGCGGGCCGGTTCCAGATTCAATCCAAAACATGAAAAGTCTTGCATTCTTGTGAGTGAAAACACAATCAGTAGCATGTTCTTCTATTGTAAATTTCTAACCATTGATTCACACACTGATGCAGGTTTCTGACAAACAACTCATTTTCCGGGCAGTTACCAAATTGGATCTTGAATAGCAAGCAGAAATTGTCAGTTTCCTCTTGTTTACGCGCTGTTACTAAGTGGTGTTTATGTTCAAAATACGTTCTATAATGCCGACTGTTTCTACTGCAGTGATCTGTCTTATAATGATTTTACTGGTTCATCCTCGTCTAGCTGCCAGCAGTCGAATATGTAAGATAATGTGCAAAATTTCAAGTTTCTAGCCACTCGACTTCAAAAACCAATTCGTAAGCTCCCCTGAAAACATTTCCTCATGTTAACCGTTGCTGAGCAGACTAAAGTTAATCAGTTCTCTGACAGTAAGATTTTTGTAAATAATTCTGATGTTGCAGTGTTGATTGGTGCTTGATGAAACACCTTCCTTGCGTCAGTAAGCCTCAATGTAAGCATCTACTGCATTCGTTTTCTTTACATGTCCATTTCCTGTGTCAGATTTATATCCGGGTTTTGAACGTCCGTATCTGTTCCTGCAGATCATTCATTGTTTATTAACTGCGGTGGAAGCAAgatgaattttgaaggaaatgaaTATGAAGAGGATTCAACCCCGGGAGGACCTTCGACTTTCTTTGCATCTGGGGGAGAAAAATGGGCTTACAGTAGTACTGGAGCGTTTCTTTACAACGACAATGCCAACTTCTTAGCCACGGAAACATTTAATGCTAATGTGACTGGTATTTACCAAACAGCTCGCTTGGCGCCTCTTTCACTCAAGTATTATGGCCTTTGTTTGCTACCAGGCAACTATACTGTGAAACTGCACTTTGCTGAGATTATGTATTCTGATGATCAGACTTATAGTAGCCTCGGCAGACGCTTATTTGATGTGTCAGTTCAGGTAAACCGACTGCGCAATTAATTACTCCCTTTCTAAATTCAGAATATCAGagtttttcttttaattgtgaCAGGGGGAAGTAAAGCGGAAAGATTTCGACATAGCAGAAACAGCAGGAGGTGCAGGGAAGCCATATATTATGGAATTCGGAAATGTCGATGTTAATGACAGCACACTAGAGATCTTCTTATATTGGGCTGGTCAGGGAACCACTGCTATACCTGTTAGAGGCGCATACGGTCCTCTTCTATCAGGGATCTCTGTGACACCCAGTTAGTCAATAATTTTCTCTGTCAAAATACTTGCTTTCCATACATCATCAGATTTGAATaatctcattttttcattccctTGCAGACTTCAGAATAAACTCAGGATTGTCTGCTGGAGCTATTGCCGGAATTGTGATTGCCTCGTTTGTCGTTCTTGTCTCAGTCTTGGCAGTTCTCTGGCTGAGAGGGTACCTCGGTGGAAAAGATGATGAAAATGAAGGTAAGTATGGGTACAGGTTATTTCTCCTTGAAGCAGATCAGCTCTCATGAATGAATGTTGTTTATATTGCAGAATTCCGAAAATTAGGTACAGGTTATTTCTCCTTGAAGCAGATCAAAGCTGCAACAGATAATTTTAGTATCAGAAACAAAATTGGCGAAGGAGGTTTCGGACCTGTATATAAGGTAAACTGGTAAAGTATACTAAGTAAGgttaaatttttatatttttgatcCTATTATTGGTGATTTAGTCGGTAAACATCTTGGCGACTATATATAGGGAGTATTACCAGACGGGAAAGTGATTGCTGTGAAGCAGCTTTCATCCAAGTCGAAGCAAGGGAATCGAGAATTTGTAAATGAGATAGGCATGATTTCGGCTCTACAACACCCGAACCTTGTAAAGCTTCATGGGTGTTGCATTGAAGGAAAAGAGCTCTTGCTTGTATATGAGTACATGGAAAACAACTCT from Silene latifolia isolate original U9 population chromosome 5, ASM4854445v1, whole genome shotgun sequence encodes the following:
- the LOC141656318 gene encoding LOW QUALITY PROTEIN: putative LRR receptor-like serine/threonine-protein kinase At1g53430 (The sequence of the model RefSeq protein was modified relative to this genomic sequence to represent the inferred CDS: deleted 2 bases in 1 codon; substituted 1 base at 1 genomic stop codon) produces the protein MVVYSLKFVHKLHIIVLVSFLLANFCAKFGTFAQLIPEDEVKTLQIISDKLKYTQWTKISHKSCSDGGVTFNKTITNTTFSNVACDCSFNKSTICHVTIIQLKGLSLSGVLPEEFGDLTQLNDIDLSRNFISGNIPKSLARIPLVRLSLKGNRNTGPIPDEIGQITTLQKLSVEDNQLTGPIPKSLGNLKNLETLVLAANFFNGTLPVTLVNLKNLKELKLNGNAFTGKIPDFLGSLANLTTLDIQGTSMQGPIPSSLSTLTNLQTLRISDLNAAGLTFPNLTVMTNLKELVLRNCSITGRVPDYIGNLVNMKLLDLSYNQLSGPVPDSIQNMKSLAFLFLTNNSFSGQLPNWILNSKQKFDLSYNDFTGSSSSSCQQSNMXDNVKFQVSSHSTSKTNSVDWCLMKHLPCVSKPQYHSLFINCGGSKMNFEGNEYEEDSTPGGPSTFFASGGEKWAYSSTGAFLYNDNANFLATETFNANVTGIYQTARLAPLSLKYYGLCLLPGNYTVKLHFAEIMYSDDQTYSSLGRRLFDVSVQGEVKRKDFDIAETAGGAGKPYIMEFGNVDVNDSTLEIFLYWAGQGTTAIPVRGAYGPLLSGISVTPNFRINSGLSAGAIAGIVIASFVVLVSVLAVLWLRGYLGGKDDENEEFRKLGTGYFSLKQIKAATDNFSIRNKIGEGGFGPVYKGVLPDGKVIAVKQLSSKSKQGNREFVNEIGMISALQHPNLVKLHGCCIEGKELLLVYEYMENNSLARALFGSEEQNLRMDWPTRRKICLGIARGLAYLHEESRLKIVHRDIKATNVLLDKDLNAKISDFGLAKLDEEENTHISTRIAGTIGYMAPEYAMRGYLTDKADVYSFGVVVLEIVSGTSNTSYRPKEEFVYLLDWAYVLQEQGSLLELVDPSLGQSCSKEEALTLLNLALLCTNPSPSLRPRMSSVVSMIDGKIPVQAPIVKRVGSEFNEELRRKTFERLSLESHTTVSMRSNSSSSQVERSMMSMDGPWIDSSISMQSKNEIIDKSPAVSSRQLLPKLDEDN